The proteins below are encoded in one region of Dama dama isolate Ldn47 chromosome 21, ASM3311817v1, whole genome shotgun sequence:
- the MAFA gene encoding transcription factor MafA, protein MAAELAMGAELPSSPLAIEYVNDFDLMKFEVKKEPPEAERFCHRLPPGSLSSTPLSTPCSSVPSSPSFCAPSPGTSGGAGGGGGAAQAGAAPGQASGGPGAVGGASGKPALEDLYWMSGYQHHLNPEALNLTPEDAVEALIGSGHHAGHHGAHHPAAAAAYEAFRGQGFTGGGGADDMGAGHHHGTHHTAHHHHHHHAAHHHHHHHHGGAGHGGGGTSHHVRLEERFSDDQLVSMSVRELNRQLRGFSKEEVIRLKQKRRTLKNRGYAQSCRFKRVQQRHILESEKCQLQSQVEQLKLEVGRLAKERDLYKEKYEKLAGRGGPGGAGGAGFPRESSPPQAGPGGAKGAPDFFL, encoded by the coding sequence ATGGCCGCGGAGCTGGCGATGGGCGCCGAGCTGCCCAGCAGCCCGCTGGCCATCGAGTACGTGAACGATTTCGACCTGATGAAGTTCGAGGTGAAGAAGGAGCCGCCCGAGGCCGAGCGCTTTTGCCACCGACTGCCGCCCGGCTCGCTGTCCTCGACGCCGCTCAGCACGCCTTGTTCCTCCGTGCCCTCTTCGCCCAGCTTCTGCGCGCCCAGCCCCGGCACCAGCGGCGGcgcggggggcggcggcggcgcggcgcaGGCCGGGGCCGCCCCGGGGCAGGCGAGTGGGGGCCCCGGAGCCGTCGGGGGCGCCTCGGGGAAGCCGGCGCTGGAGGATCTGTACTGGATGAGTGGCTACCAGCACCACCTTAACCCCGAGGCGCTCAACCTGACGCCCGAGGACGCGGTGGAGGCGCTCATCGGAAGCGGCCACCACGCTGGGCACCACGGCGCGCACCACCCAGCGGCCGCTGCGGCCTACGAGGCCTTTCGGGGCCAGGGCTTcacgggcggcggcggcgcggacgACATGGGCGCCGGCCACCACCACGGAACCCACCACAccgcccaccaccaccaccaccaccacgccgcccaccaccatcaccaccaccaccacggcgGCGCGGGCCACGGCGGCGGCGGCACTTCCCACCACGTGCGCTTGGAAGAGCGCTTCTCCGACGACCAGCTGGTGTCCATGTCCGTGCGCGAGCTGAACAGGCAGCTCCGCGGCTTCAGCAAGGAGGAGGTCATCCGGCTGAAGCAGAAGCGGCGCACGCTCAAGAACCGCGGCTACGCGCAGTCGTGCCGCTTCAAGCGGGTGCAGCAGCGGCACATTCTGGAGAGCGAGAAGTGCCAGCTTCAGAGCCAGGTGGAGCAGCTGAAGCTGGAGGTGGGGCGCCTGGCCAAGGAGCGGGACCTGTACAAGGAGAAATACGAGAAGCTGGCCGGCCGGGGCGGCCCCGGGGGCGCGGGCGGGGCCGGCTTTCCGCGGGAGTCCTCGCCGCCGCAGGCCGGGCCCGGCGGGGCCAAGGGCGCGCCCGACTTCTTCCTGTGA